In Treponema sp. OMZ 798, the following proteins share a genomic window:
- the motB gene encoding flagellar motor protein MotB, whose translation MARKKKHGAAAAGSGWLTTYADMVTLMLCFFVMLFEPSEVDVTQLLALSASISGDPTGGGKSVSAGRLSDLGNTISSMPSMEKGKMLASALKKAVSLFAPEIKTNKIAVTSDERGIVISLASDVFFYPGSADLNIAESRDTLLNLAQFLSSQDLASYRFRVEGHTDSGVTDPTVWKSNWELSSARAINILHSLTDFGAQESRFSVAGYADTRPIFSNDTAEGRAYNRRVDIIILDDAHF comes from the coding sequence ATGGCAAGGAAAAAGAAACACGGAGCGGCTGCCGCAGGAAGCGGATGGCTTACCACTTATGCAGATATGGTTACCCTCATGCTTTGCTTCTTCGTAATGCTTTTTGAGCCGTCCGAGGTTGATGTAACTCAGCTATTGGCTCTTTCTGCATCAATAAGCGGCGATCCTACGGGAGGAGGTAAGTCGGTTTCTGCAGGCCGGCTTTCAGACCTCGGTAACACCATAAGCTCCATGCCTTCAATGGAAAAAGGAAAGATGCTCGCAAGTGCCTTAAAAAAGGCTGTTTCTCTTTTTGCTCCCGAAATAAAAACAAATAAGATTGCAGTTACAAGCGATGAGAGGGGAATAGTAATAAGCCTGGCATCGGACGTTTTCTTTTACCCCGGAAGTGCAGATCTAAATATTGCCGAATCCAGAGATACTCTTTTAAACCTTGCTCAATTTTTATCTTCTCAAGATTTGGCTTCCTATAGGTTTAGGGTTGAGGGGCATACCGATTCCGGAGTAACGGATCCTACCGTATGGAAAAGCAATTGGGAGCTTTCATCTGCAAGAGCAATAAATATTTTGCACAGCCTTACAGACTTTGGAGCTCAAGAATCCAGATTTTCGGTAGCAGGTTATGCAGATACCCGCCCTATCTTTTCAAATGATACGGCAGAAGGAAGGGCCTACAATAGGCGGGTTGATATAATTATTCTTGATGATGCACACTTTTAG
- a CDS encoding flagellar basal body-associated FliL family protein has product MADNDLMDDDDIQENMTSSVDTKKRGAGLIPMLIKWVAIVLVALIFIVTVVVITMNIRDKRGSSHSISPVSEEYRETRDVLQWYQAIGILKVHTADRIPATLIVDVALGYTNNDKSTPQELSARKVEIIDFLRSYFKSKTTAELRQEEKIKIEIKHEINDNVLTKNKIKDVRFTQYDIVEQ; this is encoded by the coding sequence ATGGCTGATAATGACTTAATGGATGACGATGATATTCAGGAAAACATGACTTCATCAGTAGATACCAAAAAAAGAGGTGCAGGTCTTATACCCATGCTGATAAAGTGGGTTGCTATTGTATTGGTTGCTCTAATTTTCATTGTTACCGTTGTAGTTATTACAATGAACATAAGGGATAAACGAGGCTCCTCGCATTCAATATCTCCTGTTTCTGAAGAATACCGTGAAACAAGGGATGTACTACAATGGTATCAGGCAATAGGTATTTTGAAAGTACATACGGCAGATAGAATTCCTGCAACATTGATAGTTGATGTCGCCTTGGGCTATACCAACAACGATAAGTCGACACCTCAGGAGCTTTCTGCAAGAAAGGTTGAAATAATAGACTTTTTACGCTCTTACTTTAAAAGCAAGACTACAGCTGAATTAAGGCAGGAAGAAAAAATAAAGATTGAAATAAAACACGAAATAAACGATAATGTACTTACAAAAAATAAAATAAAGGATGTTCGATTTACGCAATACGATATTGTTGAACAATAA